In Nocardioides luti, the DNA window CACTCTCGGTCGTTGCGCTGACCTCACTGACGCTCGGACTCGGCAACATCGCCGCGTCCGACGCCACGGCAGCCAGGCCGTCGTCCACCCAGGCCAAGAGCGTCTACCACCAGCTGACGCAGCCCAAGGCGAAGAAGAAGTACATCAAGCTCGACCTGCTCGCGCTCAACGACTTCCACGGCAACCTCGAGACGGTCCCGTCGACCAGCTCGAGCGGCCGGATCAACAACACGCCCGCCGGCGGCGCCGCCTACCTCGCGCGGCTGATCCGGCACGAGCGCACGGTCTCGCGGGACAACGGCGCCAAGCCGATCACCGTGGCCGCCGGGGACCTGATCGGTGCCTCGCCGCTGCTGTCCGCCGCGTTCCACGACGAGCCGACCATCAAGTTCATGAACCAGATCGGCCTCCAGGTCGCCTCCGTGGGCAACCACGAGTTCGACGAGGGCTACCGCGAGCTGCGCCGCATGCAGCGCGGCGGCTGCCTGGCCGACGGCCCCGACGGCGCCAACGGGCAGAACTCCTGCCCCGGTGACCAGGGCTTCGACGGCGCGGACTTCCAGTACCTCAGCGCCAACGTCAAGTGGGCCGACCGGGCCGGCCACTCCCGCGACACGCTCTTCCCGTCGACCAAGATCATGAAGGTCCGCGGCGTGAAGGTGGCCTTCATCGGCATGACGCTGGAGGGCACGCCCGCCATCGTCAGCCAGGCCGGCATCCAGGGCCTGGACTTCACCGACGAGGTCGAGACCGCGAACGCCCTGGTGCCGAAGCTGCGCAAGAAGGGCGTCAAGTCGATCGTCGTCCTGCTGCACGAGGGCGTCACGCCCGCCGACACCACGGCGTACAACGACTGCACGGGCCCGGCCGGTCCGGCCCTGGAGATCGCGCAGAAGCTCAGCCCCGCGATCGACGCGATCGTCTCGGGCCACACCCACCAGCCCTACAACTGCGTGGTGGCGGACCCGAAG includes these proteins:
- a CDS encoding bifunctional metallophosphatase/5'-nucleotidase, which gives rise to MHLNGRRVSALSVVALTSLTLGLGNIAASDATAARPSSTQAKSVYHQLTQPKAKKKYIKLDLLALNDFHGNLETVPSTSSSGRINNTPAGGAAYLARLIRHERTVSRDNGAKPITVAAGDLIGASPLLSAAFHDEPTIKFMNQIGLQVASVGNHEFDEGYRELRRMQRGGCLADGPDGANGQNSCPGDQGFDGADFQYLSANVKWADRAGHSRDTLFPSTKIMKVRGVKVAFIGMTLEGTPAIVSQAGIQGLDFTDEVETANALVPKLRKKGVKSIVVLLHEGVTPADTTAYNDCTGPAGPALEIAQKLSPAIDAIVSGHTHQPYNCVVADPKGQPRLLTSAASFGRMVTKLHLLIDPATRDIVRPAEYAHNMIVENDASVAPSQDVLDLIGVYKTLVEPIANKVIGHIDPGSQIVKTADSNGGDSPLGNLIADGQKADDSVVTAGGVKPVIALMNPGGIRADLVENSNGDVTYGGAFSVQPFNNFVVSMDLTGAQIRALLNQQWNGPNEGTGQKILQVSGLSYTWDVSEAGAPSTDALVGTVLVDADGDPATAQVPLDDAATYRVVANNFLSDGGDNFTTFKDGTNKLVGGLDIDSLRKFLLAHDPVSPTATDRISQTP